In Rhineura floridana isolate rRhiFlo1 chromosome 22, rRhiFlo1.hap2, whole genome shotgun sequence, a single genomic region encodes these proteins:
- the PBXIP1 gene encoding pre-B-cell leukemia transcription factor-interacting protein 1 isoform X1, with product MADNSDSRESENNSWVIAGSEALPVEDLGLEASEETQAESQPAKDDTHAPLGESKYPDPDEANPKGPELVLDPNSEETPSPAKTPETTLLLSEHTKEPGTRDAEEGSVPAPQGTLFVHKAGPLVEEANSSSSGEESAKERDIEGLRRRKGRDVHPVPLEASQDRGEEGVGGLPRTKWLFGFLALLGLGLAALLGVVFDPDDGPVDILSTWQSSDSEEPHPGAGGRDWPPSPSLDYPGDAKLRHAKEALLSSEHLGDVQSLDTMGHLLDKLAKENQEIRLMQAELQAQKEELQALLQKTEGEALEFTSQQQSLATENARLTEVLQRETASLLATQAELRLLQEKLRSLGEAAHVKSRRLPEEEPAPDLQRDKAEHAEAKIRRLHSLLASVQRDIGRVFQKVPPGEGGEGLRVELGGVERKLARELEGEEGAKPSWREGHKARRGKDRAWHRKHEGQEEHRPQHHEISPGKELRSPHKAPKMADNGPHRSRKHQGPRDAKPGQDSERHHHVGQKPKKPAEPSALWEMLAKLQYRAPQGCAGVVECAHQEGLEPVQKPSFLQMVQSYLTRLGWAEHYGGLAAALDSYFGSDGAFAHDRLSFVELLDEVEDALEEMAELLGGSEEEADNFEEVILWQLGAAPRGRFTQRDGAQHHAKERNPEGHGRKNSRESTS from the exons CGCCCCTTGGTGAGAGCAAATATCCCGATCCAGACGAAGCCAACCCCAAG ggtCCTGAGCTGGTGTTGGACCCTAATTCTGAAGAAACCCCCAGCCCAGCCAAGACCCCAGAGACCACCCTCTTATTGTCAGAGCATACAAAGGAGCCAGGCACCCGTGATGCTGAGGAAGGATCTGTGCCCGCCCCGCAAGGAACCCTTTTCGTCCACAAAGCAG gcccTCTGGTGGAGGAGGCCAACTCATCCAGCAGCGGAGAAGAGTCGGCCAAAGAGCGGGACATCGAAGGCCTGCGCAGGCGGAAAGGCcgggatgttcaccctgttccgCTGGAGGCCAGTCAAGATCGAGGCGAGGAGGGCGTCGGTGGCCTTCCCAGGACAAAATGGCTGTTTGGGTTCCTCGCCCTTCTAGGTTTGGGTTTGGCGGCTTTGTTGG GGGTCGTCTTTGACCCAGACGATG GCCCTGTGGACATCCTCAGCACCTGGCAAAGCTCAGACAGCGAAGAGCCGCATCCTGGCGCCGGTGGGAGG GACTGGCCGCCGTCGCCCTCCCTGGACTACCCCGGTGACGCCAAACTTCGGCACGCCAAGGAAGCCCTGCTGTCATCGGAGCACCTCGGCGACGTCCAGAGCCTGGACACCATGGGACACTTGCTCGACAAGCTGGCCAAGGAGAATCAGGAGATCCGGCTTATGCAAGCTGAACTGCAG GCCCAGAAGGAGGAACTGCAGGCTCTGCTGCAGAAGACTGAAGGCGAGGCGTTGGAGTTCACTTCCCAGCAGCAGAGTCTGGCCACCGAGAATGCCAGGCTCACGGAAGTGCTGCAACGGGAGACGGCCTCCCTCCTAGCCACGCAGGCCGAGCTCCGCCTTCTCCAAGAGAAGCTGCGCAGCCTGGGCGAGGCGGCCCATGTCAAATCCCGACGGCTCCCAGAAGAGGAACCCGCGCCGGACCTCCAACGTGATAAGGCCGAGCACGCAGAAGCCAAAATCCGCCGCCTGCACTCCCTGCTGGCCTCGGTTCAGCGTGACATAGGGAGAGTCTTTCAGAAAGTTCCGCCCGGCGAGGGGGGCGAAGGGCTCCGGGTGGAGCTGGGTGGTGTGGAGCGGAAGCTCGCCCGGGAGCTGGAGGGGGAAGAGGGCGCCAAGCCGTCATGGAGAGAGGGCCACAAAGCCAGGCGTGGCAAGGACAGAGCCTGGCACAGGAAGCACGAGGGCCAGGAGGAGCATCGCCCGCAGCATCACGAAATCAGCCCGGGAAAGGAGCTCCGTTCCCCACATAAGGCTCCCAAAATGGCAGACAATGGGCCTCACCGTTCCAGGAAGCATCAGGGCCCACGAGACGCCAAGCCAGGCCAAGATTCAGAGCGCCACCACCATGTAGGCCAGAAGCCCAAGAAGCCCGCTGAGCCcagtgcattgtgggaaatgcTGGCCAAGCTACAGTATCGGGCTCCCCAAGGCTGCGCTGGCGTTGTTGAGTGCGCCCACCAGGAGGGGCTGGAGCCGGTGCAAAAGCCCAGCTTTCTGCAGATGGTTCAGAGCTACCTGACTAGGCTGGGCTGGGCCGAACACTACGGAGGCCTAGCGGCTGCCCTGGACAGCTACTTTGGGAGCGACGGGGCCTTCGCCCACGACCGCCTGAGCTTCGTGGAGCTTCTGGATGAAGTGGAGGACGCGCTGGAGGAGATGGCGGAGCTGCTGGGGGGCAGCGAAGAGGAAGCGGATAATTTTGAGGAGGTGATCCTGTGGCAGCTGGGGGCGGCCCCCAGGGGCAG ATTCACACAGCGAGACGGTGCCCAGCACCACGCCAAGGAGCGGAACCCTGAGGGACACGGGCGCAAGAATAGCCGAGAGAGCACCAGCTAG
- the PBXIP1 gene encoding pre-B-cell leukemia transcription factor-interacting protein 1 isoform X2, producing MTPTGPELVLDPNSEETPSPAKTPETTLLLSEHTKEPGTRDAEEGSVPAPQGTLFVHKAGPLVEEANSSSSGEESAKERDIEGLRRRKGRDVHPVPLEASQDRGEEGVGGLPRTKWLFGFLALLGLGLAALLGVVFDPDDGPVDILSTWQSSDSEEPHPGAGGRDWPPSPSLDYPGDAKLRHAKEALLSSEHLGDVQSLDTMGHLLDKLAKENQEIRLMQAELQAQKEELQALLQKTEGEALEFTSQQQSLATENARLTEVLQRETASLLATQAELRLLQEKLRSLGEAAHVKSRRLPEEEPAPDLQRDKAEHAEAKIRRLHSLLASVQRDIGRVFQKVPPGEGGEGLRVELGGVERKLARELEGEEGAKPSWREGHKARRGKDRAWHRKHEGQEEHRPQHHEISPGKELRSPHKAPKMADNGPHRSRKHQGPRDAKPGQDSERHHHVGQKPKKPAEPSALWEMLAKLQYRAPQGCAGVVECAHQEGLEPVQKPSFLQMVQSYLTRLGWAEHYGGLAAALDSYFGSDGAFAHDRLSFVELLDEVEDALEEMAELLGGSEEEADNFEEVILWQLGAAPRGRFTQRDGAQHHAKERNPEGHGRKNSRESTS from the exons ggtCCTGAGCTGGTGTTGGACCCTAATTCTGAAGAAACCCCCAGCCCAGCCAAGACCCCAGAGACCACCCTCTTATTGTCAGAGCATACAAAGGAGCCAGGCACCCGTGATGCTGAGGAAGGATCTGTGCCCGCCCCGCAAGGAACCCTTTTCGTCCACAAAGCAG gcccTCTGGTGGAGGAGGCCAACTCATCCAGCAGCGGAGAAGAGTCGGCCAAAGAGCGGGACATCGAAGGCCTGCGCAGGCGGAAAGGCcgggatgttcaccctgttccgCTGGAGGCCAGTCAAGATCGAGGCGAGGAGGGCGTCGGTGGCCTTCCCAGGACAAAATGGCTGTTTGGGTTCCTCGCCCTTCTAGGTTTGGGTTTGGCGGCTTTGTTGG GGGTCGTCTTTGACCCAGACGATG GCCCTGTGGACATCCTCAGCACCTGGCAAAGCTCAGACAGCGAAGAGCCGCATCCTGGCGCCGGTGGGAGG GACTGGCCGCCGTCGCCCTCCCTGGACTACCCCGGTGACGCCAAACTTCGGCACGCCAAGGAAGCCCTGCTGTCATCGGAGCACCTCGGCGACGTCCAGAGCCTGGACACCATGGGACACTTGCTCGACAAGCTGGCCAAGGAGAATCAGGAGATCCGGCTTATGCAAGCTGAACTGCAG GCCCAGAAGGAGGAACTGCAGGCTCTGCTGCAGAAGACTGAAGGCGAGGCGTTGGAGTTCACTTCCCAGCAGCAGAGTCTGGCCACCGAGAATGCCAGGCTCACGGAAGTGCTGCAACGGGAGACGGCCTCCCTCCTAGCCACGCAGGCCGAGCTCCGCCTTCTCCAAGAGAAGCTGCGCAGCCTGGGCGAGGCGGCCCATGTCAAATCCCGACGGCTCCCAGAAGAGGAACCCGCGCCGGACCTCCAACGTGATAAGGCCGAGCACGCAGAAGCCAAAATCCGCCGCCTGCACTCCCTGCTGGCCTCGGTTCAGCGTGACATAGGGAGAGTCTTTCAGAAAGTTCCGCCCGGCGAGGGGGGCGAAGGGCTCCGGGTGGAGCTGGGTGGTGTGGAGCGGAAGCTCGCCCGGGAGCTGGAGGGGGAAGAGGGCGCCAAGCCGTCATGGAGAGAGGGCCACAAAGCCAGGCGTGGCAAGGACAGAGCCTGGCACAGGAAGCACGAGGGCCAGGAGGAGCATCGCCCGCAGCATCACGAAATCAGCCCGGGAAAGGAGCTCCGTTCCCCACATAAGGCTCCCAAAATGGCAGACAATGGGCCTCACCGTTCCAGGAAGCATCAGGGCCCACGAGACGCCAAGCCAGGCCAAGATTCAGAGCGCCACCACCATGTAGGCCAGAAGCCCAAGAAGCCCGCTGAGCCcagtgcattgtgggaaatgcTGGCCAAGCTACAGTATCGGGCTCCCCAAGGCTGCGCTGGCGTTGTTGAGTGCGCCCACCAGGAGGGGCTGGAGCCGGTGCAAAAGCCCAGCTTTCTGCAGATGGTTCAGAGCTACCTGACTAGGCTGGGCTGGGCCGAACACTACGGAGGCCTAGCGGCTGCCCTGGACAGCTACTTTGGGAGCGACGGGGCCTTCGCCCACGACCGCCTGAGCTTCGTGGAGCTTCTGGATGAAGTGGAGGACGCGCTGGAGGAGATGGCGGAGCTGCTGGGGGGCAGCGAAGAGGAAGCGGATAATTTTGAGGAGGTGATCCTGTGGCAGCTGGGGGCGGCCCCCAGGGGCAG ATTCACACAGCGAGACGGTGCCCAGCACCACGCCAAGGAGCGGAACCCTGAGGGACACGGGCGCAAGAATAGCCGAGAGAGCACCAGCTAG